A region of the Legionella sp. PATHC035 genome:
GAAAAATCTTATTATAACGAGTTAATAGGTAAGTGTTGTTGGTTACATTGGAAACATTTTTTCAATCAAATAATAAATAAAAACATAAAACTATTTAACGTATTAAAAACTAAAATCGATACATTATCAATAAATTTTTCCTTTGTCACCAGTCGCAAATTTCCTCCATTTAAGGATATACTTACCAAACCCTTTTAAACCGGAATTTTTGCATGTCCTTGAAGGCCATGTATAACGACATCGCGGAACACTATGCTATGGCAAATCGTTTTGGAGCAATTAGCCAGAGTCATGAAGTAGCCATTGAACAAATGAAGCGCTTTTATTTGGGCATGAAACCTCATTATAAAGTTCTTGATTTGGGTGTTGGTGATGGTGCTTTTCTAAAAAAGCTACAACAGATAATGCCGCAAGCAGAGTTTACAGGCATTGATGTTTCTTCTGAAATGTTAAAACGAGCTCGTGAAACATTGCCAGTGATTACTATAGAGGGTAGTGCCGCACAAGCCAATAAGTTCTTACCCCCTCATAGTCAAGATTTAATCCTGGCCCATTTTATTAATGCTTATATCCCGATTAAAGTTTTATTTCATGAGGCTAAATTACTGACCCGAGCGAATGGTCACTTTTCAATGATTACCACTACTTATGATTCATTTCCGGTAGCACAACAGCGCCTTGCT
Encoded here:
- a CDS encoding class I SAM-dependent methyltransferase, giving the protein MSLKAMYNDIAEHYAMANRFGAISQSHEVAIEQMKRFYLGMKPHYKVLDLGVGDGAFLKKLQQIMPQAEFTGIDVSSEMLKRARETLPVITIEGSAAQANKFLPPHSQDLILAHFINAYIPIKVLFHEAKLLTRANGHFSMITTTYDSFPVAQQRLAEFITEDSILSSVVGHYYKSIVKNTTVAANNNELMQAFQQHQFEVIAHQRLEIPITLNTIDELALFGIEGTWFLNTLSIRMLPKIFLIQRLKRLFSKIFTFPYHDTHIIDVVLARK